Proteins encoded in a region of the Hippopotamus amphibius kiboko isolate mHipAmp2 chromosome 11, mHipAmp2.hap2, whole genome shotgun sequence genome:
- the LOC130831157 gene encoding LOW QUALITY PROTEIN: nuclear prelamin A recognition factor-like (The sequence of the model RefSeq protein was modified relative to this genomic sequence to represent the inferred CDS: substituted 1 base at 1 genomic stop codon), which yields MRCEHCTRKECSKKTKTNDQENASVDVPSPAHESGEKGEFHKLADAKIFLSDCLACDSCVSAEEGVQVSQQNAKDFFRVLNLFFFFLFFPRVLNLNKKCDTSKHKVLAVSVCPQSLPYFAAKFSLNVTDTSRRLCGFLKSFGVHYVFDTTIAADFSILESQKEFVRRFRQHNEEEPTLPMLTSTCPGWVRYAEWVLVHPVTPHLCTAKSPQQIMGSLVKDYFARRQNLSPDKIFHVIVAPCYDKKLEALQEDVLTALRGSRGTDCVLTSGEIAQMMEXSDLSVRDVALDTLFGDVKEEEVRCHDGTSSDGYLVHIFRHAAKLLFNEDVGEVTYRTLRNKDLQEVTLEKSGEVLLRFAATYGFRNIQNVVLKLKKGKFPYHFVEVLACAGGCLNGRGQAQTEDGRTDKALLQKMKGIYADIPVQLLETSTHVQELYQEWLDGTDSPQVQEALHTAYQCPGHPANSRDIKW from the coding sequence ATGAGGTGTGAGCACTGCACGCGGAAGGAAtgtagtaaaaaaacaaaaaccaatgacCAAGAGAATGCATCAGTTGACGTACCAAGTCCAGCCCACGAaagtggagagaagggagaattcCATAAGCTGGCTGATGCTAAGATATTTCTGAGTGACTGCCTGGCCTGTGACAGCTGTGTGTCTGCAGAGGAAGgagtccaggtttcccagcagaACGCCAAGGACTTCTTCCGAgttctgaatcttttttttttttttcttttttttccccgaGTTCTGAATCTTAACAAGAAATGTGATACCTCAAAGCACAAGGTGCTGGCAGTGTCGGTGTGTCCTCAGTCTCTGCCTTATTTTGCTGCTAAATTCAGCCTCAATGTGACTGATACATCCAGAAGACTCTGTGGCTTCCTCAAAAGTTTTGGGGTGCATTATGTCTTTGATACAACAATCGCTGCAGATTTCAGCATCCTGGAGAGTCAAAAAGAATTCGTGCGTCGATTTCGCCAGCACAATGAGGAAGAGCCCACGTTACCCATGCTGACCTCTACCTGTCCTGGCTGGGTCCGATATGCTGAGTGGGTGCTGGTTCACCCTGTCACTCCTCACCTCTGCACTGCCAAATCTCCCCAGCAGATCATGGGATCCCTGGTGAAGGACTACTTTGCCAGACGGCAGAACCTGTCCCCAGACAAGATTTTCCATGTCATCGTGGCCCCATGCTATGACAAGAAGCTGGAGGCCCTTCAGGAAGATGTTCTTACAGCCTTGCGGGGTTCCCGGGGCACCGACTGCGTGCTAACCTCAGGAGAAATTGCTCAGATGATGGAGTAAAGTGACCTCTCAGTGAGAGATGTTGCACTAGACACTCTGTTTGGAGATGTGAAGGAAGAGGAGGTTAGGTGCCACGACGGAACCAGCTCCGACGGGTACCTGGTGCACATCTTCAGACATGCGGCCAAGTTGCTGTTCAACGAGGATGTGGGGGAGGTCACCTACCGCACCCTGAGGAACAAAGACTTACAGGAGGTCACCCTCGAGAAGAGCGGGGAGGTTCTCTTGCGTTTTGCTGCTACTTATGGCTTTCGAAACATCCAGAACGTGGTCCTAAAGCTGAAGAAGGGCAAGTTCCCATACCACTTTGTGGAGGTTCTCGCCTGTGCCGGGGGATGCCTTAATGGCAGAGGCCAAGCCCAGACCGAGGATGGGCGCACGGACAAGGCCCTGCTGCAGAAGATGAAAGGCATCTACGCTGACATACCCGTGCAGCTCCTGGAGACCAGCACCCACGTGCAGGAGCTGTACCAGGAGTGGCTGGATGGCACTGACTccccccaagtccaggaagccctGCATACTGCGTACCAGTGCCCAGGGCATCCTGCTAACAGCCGAGACATCAAGTGGTGA